The following proteins are co-located in the Triticum aestivum cultivar Chinese Spring chromosome 1A, IWGSC CS RefSeq v2.1, whole genome shotgun sequence genome:
- the LOC123048186 gene encoding non-specific lipid-transfer protein 2P-like produces the protein MMQKAMGKARVATCVVAAALVVAAVVAAVMSTSGRAKSGSGRASTAHCNDGQLMVCAAAIISGAAPSASCCSSLRAQQGCFCQYARNPAYGGYIGSPTAHRAIVAYHVAVPSC, from the coding sequence ATGATGCAGAAGGCCATGGGGAAGGCACGTGTGGCGACGTGCGTGGTGGCGGCCGCGCTGGTCGTCgccgcggtggtggcggcggtgatGTCGACGTCGGGCAGAGCCAAGTCGGGGTCGGGCAGGGCGTCGACGGCGCATTGCAACGATGGGCAGCTGATGGTGTGCGCGGCGGCGATCATCAGCGGGGCGGCGCCGTCGGCGTCGTGCTGCTCGAGCCTGCGGGCGCAGCAGGGATGCTTCTGCCAGTACGCGCGCAACCCTGCGTACGGTGGGTATATTGGCAGTCCCACCGCCCACAGGGCCATCGTCGCATACCACGTCGCCGTTCCGAGCTGCTAG